The following coding sequences are from one Humulus lupulus chromosome X, drHumLupu1.1, whole genome shotgun sequence window:
- the LOC133806195 gene encoding uncharacterized protein LOC133806195, producing the protein MGTQSDPRRWRRSISDFCTQNFDDGDSDGIFSEEELHELKSDDEFDAGKNSIEFNLKTKMQNFQFVLGMEFAAIREYIIEGDREYVSIANDSNRVRVKCKGANCEWMLFVSIVNKTDGKTMKVKTLVDKHSYGIVLDNKKEITAKTKYSCVSSWTFYRAKTKARKMLEGSVKEQYAILDDYYKRLLATNPGSTLKLKIDLVNGRRTFQGIYICLKACRDGWLGGCRPLIGLDQCFLKGHCRGILLAAVGIDGNNSMFLIAYYVAKKENTEVWTWFLELLKDDLENLSPTKVTMMSDCQKGLENAVGAIFCGCEVRYCVRHLHAKFKKEYPGLLLKQLLWATANTTTQTEFARAMQEVKDVSDGAYNWLAGKNPTVWSKSHISEYPKCDILVNNLCESFNATILDAFNKLIIILLEKIRFWLMSRFYNKKAKLEKMTQPVGKRILKIIEKQKEIAKHCLVTRSDKFEFQVQCSNGSALVVDLEFRTCTCRRFELFGLPCGHALAAIWFMGGNTRLNPIDPPPEMKLPGRLKKARRRETDEPPPALKKARRTGQNRVVKKRGRPQLQKPTEATLLRKERRLKQHAKGGTSGAKNAQPDTV; encoded by the exons ATGGGTACACAGTCTGACCCCAGGAGGTGGCGGCGATCAATTTCAGATTTTTGTACTCAAAATTTTGATGATGGAGACTCAGATGGTATATTTTCTGAAGAGGAGTTACACGAATTGAAGTCAGATGATGAGTTTGATGCTGGTAAAAATTCCATAGAATTCAACCTGAAAACCAAAATGCAAAACTTCCAATTTGTTCTTGGCATGGAATTTGCTGCAATAAGGGAGTACATTATTGAAGGTGATCGAGAATATGTATCTATTGCCAATGATTCAAATAGAGTTAGAGTTAAGTGCAAGGGTGCAAACTGTGAATGGATGTTGTTTGTTTCAATAGTTAACAAGACAGATGGCAAGACAATGAAGGTTAAAACACTTGTTGACAAGCATAGTTATGGCATTGTTTTGGACAATAAAAA GGAGATAACTGCAAAGACCAAGTACTCATGTGTGTCTAGCTGGACATTTTATAGAGCCAAGACAAAAGCAAGGAAGATGTTGGAAGGGTCTGTCAAGGAACAATATGCCATTCTTGATGATTACTATAAAAGGTTGTTGGCTACCAATCCTGGCTCTACATTGAAGTTGAAAATTGATTTGGTTAATGGGAGAAGGACATTTCAGGGTATTTATATTTGTCTTAAGGCATGTAGAGATGGCTGGTTGGGGGGTTGTAGACCTCTAATTGGTCTTGATCAATGCTTTTTGAAAGGACATTGTAGGGGAATTTTACTGGCTGCAGTAGGCATTGATGGTAATAACTCCATGTTTCTCATTGCCTACTATGTTGCTAAAAAGGAAAACACTGAGGTTTGGACTTGGTTCTTGGAGCTATTGAAGGATGATCTCGAGAATTTGAGTCCTACCAAGGTGACAATGATGAGTGATTGTCAAAAAGGATTAGAAAATGCAGTGGGAGCCATCTTTTGTGGGTGTGAGGTGAGGTATTGTGTTAGACATCTTCATGCTAAGTTTAAAAAGGAATATCCTGGGCTTTTACTTAAGCAACTTTTGTGGGCAACAGCTAATACTACAACACAAACTGAGTTTGCTCGAGCAATGCAAGAAGTCAAGGATGTCTCGGATGGTGCTTACAATTGGCTGGCAGGAAAGAACCCCACAGTATGGAGTAAGTCACATATTTCAGAATACCCAAAATGTGACATTTTGGTGAATAATTTGTGTGAGAGTTTCAATGCAACCATACTTGATGCTTTCAACAAGCTAATTATAATTTTACTAGAGAAAATTAGATTTTGGTTGATGTCTCGGTTTTATAACAAAAAAGCTAAGTTGGAGAAGATGACTCAACCTGTGGGGAAGAGAATTTTGAAGATAATTGAGAAGCAAAAAGAGATTGCAAAGCATTGTCTTGTTACTAGGTCTGACAAGTTTGAGTTTCAGGTTCAATGCAGCAATGGTAGTGCCTTGGTTGTCGATTTGGAATTCAGAACTTGTACATGTAGGAGGTTTGAACTATTTGGGCTTCCTTGTGGCCATGCACTAGCTGCTATCTGGTTCATGGGAGGTAAT ACAAGACTGAACCCAATTGATCCACCACCTGAGATGAAGCTGCCAGGAAGACTTAAGAAAGCTAGGAGAAGGGAGACAGATGAACCTCCACCTGCTTTAAAGAAAGCTCGAAGAACTGGACAA AATCGTGTGGTCAAAAAGCGAGGTCGTCCACAACTGCAGAAACCAACTGAAGCCACACTTTTAAGGAAGGAAAGAAGGCTGAAGCAACATGCTAAAGGAGGAACTAGTGGCGCAAAGAATGCTCAACCCGATACTGTCTGA